A single genomic interval of Streptomyces sp. BA2 harbors:
- a CDS encoding SDR family oxidoreductase → MIVVTGATGNVGRPLTQALAEAGEQVTAVSRHAVTVPDGVRHVAADLTDPAGLMPALDGAKALFLLLSGDLHAPEARPADIIGLAAASGVRRVVLLSSQGVATRPLGPSRVAMRAVEDALRESGLDWAVLRPGGFASNALAWAESVRTQGTVAAPFGDVGVPVIDPADIAQVAAACLLDDRHTGGVYELTGPEVITPRQQAEAIAAALGSPVRFHELTREEAKATMAQFVPAELADDTLDIISAPYPAELRISPDVERVLGRTPRPFSDWVARNIAVFR, encoded by the coding sequence ATGATTGTGGTGACCGGGGCTACCGGGAATGTGGGCCGGCCTTTGACGCAGGCCCTGGCCGAGGCGGGCGAGCAGGTGACGGCGGTGTCGCGGCACGCGGTGACGGTGCCGGACGGAGTGCGGCATGTGGCGGCCGACTTGACCGACCCAGCTGGTCTCATGCCCGCGTTGGACGGGGCGAAGGCGCTGTTCCTCCTGCTGTCCGGCGACCTGCACGCCCCCGAAGCCAGGCCGGCCGACATCATCGGCCTGGCCGCGGCCAGTGGGGTCCGCCGGGTCGTCCTGCTGTCTTCGCAGGGCGTGGCGACCAGGCCCCTCGGCCCGTCGCGGGTCGCGATGCGCGCGGTGGAGGACGCGTTGCGGGAGTCCGGCCTGGACTGGGCCGTCCTGCGACCGGGCGGCTTCGCCTCCAACGCCCTGGCGTGGGCGGAGTCCGTCCGCACGCAAGGGACGGTCGCCGCACCCTTCGGCGACGTAGGGGTGCCGGTCATCGACCCGGCGGACATCGCCCAGGTCGCGGCGGCTTGCCTGCTGGACGACCGGCACACCGGCGGGGTGTACGAGCTGACCGGGCCGGAGGTGATCACGCCGCGTCAGCAGGCGGAAGCGATCGCCGCCGCGCTCGGCTCGCCTGTACGGTTCCACGAACTCACCCGCGAGGAGGCCAAGGCCACGATGGCCCAGTTCGTGCCGGCGGAACTCGCCGACGACACCCTGGACATCATCTCCGCTCCGTACCCGGCCGAACTGCGGATCAGCCCGGACGTGGAACGAGTCCTCGGCCGCACCCCGCGCCCCTTCAGCGACTGGGTCGCCCGCAACATCGCCGTTTTCCGCTGA
- a CDS encoding trypsin-like peptidase domain-containing protein: MHIFRLRARVSDTWDAIASVVLVVAGILAGLTPLVGWNEWASWAALLITVLSGARILRAELVVPARKKTLDRATRLCYGLEGEAWRGGTAVQVSAGVWITAATVATEQGTEVRLFDRGNVPARTAYSSQEANIAILHTPSVWSPHVKATWREPEAGEAVVAVGWTLTQALTPRQLTLEYVVEEIRLPLGIPLAGPLPPPGFIGAPVFDPRRGRVIGLLTDGAASEDERLTGALLTPLSSLPAHARRACSGSEPVEQ, encoded by the coding sequence ATGCACATCTTTCGCTTGAGAGCCCGGGTGAGCGACACATGGGACGCCATCGCCTCTGTCGTCTTGGTGGTGGCCGGTATTCTCGCCGGCCTGACGCCGTTGGTCGGCTGGAACGAATGGGCCTCATGGGCCGCCCTGCTCATCACGGTTCTTTCAGGGGCCCGAATACTGCGGGCCGAACTGGTTGTGCCGGCGCGGAAGAAGACTCTCGACCGAGCCACCCGCCTGTGCTACGGGCTCGAGGGCGAAGCCTGGAGAGGCGGCACAGCGGTGCAGGTCTCAGCAGGGGTGTGGATCACCGCGGCCACGGTGGCAACAGAGCAGGGAACGGAAGTCCGCTTGTTCGACCGCGGAAACGTGCCGGCCCGGACCGCGTACAGCAGCCAGGAAGCCAACATCGCGATTCTGCACACACCCTCTGTCTGGTCGCCGCATGTGAAGGCCACTTGGCGAGAACCGGAAGCGGGAGAGGCAGTCGTCGCGGTGGGGTGGACACTCACTCAAGCATTGACGCCGCGTCAGCTCACCCTCGAATACGTAGTAGAAGAGATCCGTCTACCTCTCGGAATTCCCCTCGCAGGACCGCTACCGCCGCCCGGCTTCATCGGCGCGCCTGTCTTCGACCCGCGTCGCGGCCGCGTCATCGGCCTGCTCACCGACGGAGCCGCCAGCGAGGATGAACGCCTCACCGGGGCGCTGCTCACTCCTCTCTCCTCCTTGCCCGCGCACGCGCGCCGGGCGTGCAGCGGCTCTGAACCGGTCGAGCAGTGA
- a CDS encoding transposase: MRCDLLWKAACGLGLNDRGFDASLLAYFRRRLARSTHDDEVMEIDDLFMSLRTQGRAAGSHADPRTITARPVQSRCTPGARARARRREE; the protein is encoded by the coding sequence TTGCGGTGTGACCTTCTGTGGAAGGCCGCGTGCGGGCTGGGTCTGAACGACCGGGGGTTCGACGCGTCGCTGCTGGCGTACTTCCGGCGCCGGCTGGCCCGCTCGACACACGATGACGAAGTCATGGAAATCGACGATCTTTTCATGTCTCTCCGCACGCAGGGCCGAGCAGCAGGTTCACACGCAGACCCGCGGACGATCACTGCTCGACCGGTTCAGAGCCGCTGCACGCCCGGCGCGCGTGCGCGGGCAAGGAGGAGAGAGGAGTGA
- a CDS encoding zinc-binding dehydrogenase: MPRATSRSSGCRTGLPGVVPGRPGRHRSGQPISNSVVDKTFDLTDITTAHRYMEANGQIGKIVVNG; encoded by the coding sequence ATGCCGCGGGCCACCTCGCGTTCAAGCGGCTGCAGAACCGGCTTGCCCGGCGTGGTGCCAGGGCGGCCCGGGCGGCACAGGAGTGGCCAGCCCATTTCAAACTCCGTCGTCGACAAGACCTTCGACCTGACCGACATCACCACGGCCCACCGCTACATGGAGGCCAACGGCCAAATCGGCAAGATCGTTGTCAACGGTTGA
- a CDS encoding LysR family transcriptional regulator, with amino-acid sequence MDIRQLEYFLAIVDHGGFNRAASALYLSQPSLSQSVQGLERDLGASLFHRIGRRVVLTEAGSALIEPARAAVRSLETARASVAAVHELREGRLDIAAMPSQAVEPLTTMIRTFSSRYPGVSVNIRAAFTSRDVVDMVRTGAAELGLLATSVALPDKEVVSHAVGEQRFVLLTPPCGPFPAGRPVNSGELAGHRLIVGQRGTGMRAYVDGLREEGVDFHIAAETEHRVAILPLVLAGVGLAVVTESWRTTAEQAGAIVLDIEPKMTLRVALVARRAQQSPAAQTFLSCALGAAQAS; translated from the coding sequence ATGGACATCCGGCAACTGGAGTACTTTCTCGCGATCGTGGATCACGGTGGCTTCAATCGTGCGGCGTCAGCTCTTTACCTCTCTCAGCCGTCGCTGTCCCAGTCCGTCCAAGGTCTGGAGCGGGACCTGGGCGCCAGCTTGTTCCATCGGATCGGTCGCCGCGTGGTACTCACCGAGGCGGGATCTGCGTTGATCGAACCGGCTCGGGCCGCTGTACGCAGTCTGGAGACCGCCCGCGCAAGTGTCGCAGCGGTACATGAACTGCGCGAAGGGCGGCTGGACATCGCGGCCATGCCATCTCAGGCGGTGGAGCCGTTGACCACGATGATTCGCACCTTCAGCAGCCGTTACCCCGGCGTTTCGGTGAACATCAGAGCAGCTTTCACCTCTCGGGATGTGGTGGACATGGTGCGCACCGGGGCCGCTGAGCTGGGGCTTCTTGCTACATCAGTGGCGCTGCCGGACAAAGAAGTGGTCTCGCATGCCGTCGGAGAGCAGCGCTTCGTGTTGCTCACTCCTCCTTGTGGCCCCTTTCCGGCGGGCCGACCGGTGAACAGTGGGGAGCTGGCAGGCCACCGGTTGATCGTGGGGCAGCGGGGCACCGGGATGCGCGCGTACGTCGATGGGCTACGGGAGGAGGGTGTCGACTTCCACATCGCCGCGGAGACCGAGCACCGGGTGGCGATTCTGCCGCTCGTCCTTGCGGGCGTTGGCCTTGCCGTGGTCACGGAGTCCTGGCGCACGACAGCGGAGCAGGCGGGGGCCATCGTCTTGGACATCGAGCCGAAGATGACTCTGCGGGTTGCGCTCGTCGCCCGCCGCGCCCAGCAGTCTCCTGCCGCTCAGACCTTTCTGAGCTGCGCGCTTGGGGCCGCACAGGCCAGCTGA
- a CDS encoding tartrate dehydrogenase, which yields MTYSIALIPGDGIGTEVLPPAQQVLDVVGARHGFDFAYTSYDWSCERYAREGAMMPEDGLAKLRDKNAILLGAVGYPGVPDHVSLWGLLIPIRRSFRQYINLRPIRVFEGVDSPLRAASVGAVDFVVVRENVEGEYSEIGGRLNRGFPEEMAVQEAVFTRAGVTRVLDYAFDLAARRGGTLTSATKSNGIVHTMPFWDELVAERGAAHAQVCWDQEHIDALAAKFVLDPARFDVVVASNLFGDILSDLAAAVAGSIGIAPAANLNPEREFPSMFEPVHGSAPDIAGRGIANPLGAIWSAAMMLDHLGHPEAATDITDAMAAVLAKTDVRTPDLGGRATTAEFTEKLLELL from the coding sequence ATGACTTACTCCATCGCACTGATCCCCGGAGACGGTATCGGCACCGAGGTCCTGCCTCCCGCTCAGCAGGTCTTGGACGTCGTCGGCGCCCGGCATGGGTTTGACTTCGCCTACACCTCGTACGACTGGTCCTGCGAGCGCTATGCCCGTGAAGGCGCGATGATGCCCGAGGATGGCCTCGCCAAGCTGAGGGACAAGAATGCGATCCTGCTCGGCGCGGTCGGCTACCCGGGTGTGCCTGACCATGTCTCCCTATGGGGACTTCTGATTCCGATTCGCCGCAGCTTCCGCCAGTACATCAACCTGCGGCCGATCCGCGTCTTCGAAGGGGTCGACAGCCCCCTGCGCGCCGCATCTGTGGGCGCAGTGGACTTCGTCGTCGTGCGGGAGAACGTCGAGGGTGAGTACAGCGAGATCGGGGGCCGGCTCAACCGAGGTTTCCCCGAAGAGATGGCGGTGCAGGAGGCCGTATTCACCCGGGCAGGGGTGACCCGCGTTCTGGACTACGCCTTCGACCTGGCCGCCCGGCGCGGCGGGACACTCACCTCGGCCACGAAGTCCAACGGCATCGTGCACACCATGCCGTTCTGGGACGAGCTTGTCGCCGAGCGCGGCGCCGCGCACGCGCAGGTCTGCTGGGACCAGGAGCATATCGACGCTCTCGCGGCCAAGTTCGTCCTGGACCCGGCGCGCTTCGACGTGGTCGTGGCCTCCAACCTGTTCGGCGACATCCTCAGCGACCTCGCCGCCGCCGTAGCAGGGTCCATCGGCATCGCCCCCGCGGCCAACCTCAACCCGGAGCGGGAATTCCCATCGATGTTCGAGCCGGTCCACGGTTCCGCGCCCGACATCGCAGGCCGGGGCATCGCCAACCCACTGGGGGCGATCTGGTCGGCCGCAATGATGCTCGACCACCTCGGCCACCCAGAAGCGGCCACCGACATCACCGATGCCATGGCCGCAGTACTCGCCAAGACCGACGTGCGCACCCCCGACCTCGGAGGCCGGGCCACGACCGCGGAGTTCACCGAAAAGCTTCTCGAACTGCTCTGA
- the dctA gene encoding C4-dicarboxylate transporter DctA yields MAAPASPTTTTPRKPWYKQLYFWVLTAIVAGILTGWLWPSVGVALEPVGTTFVSAIKMLITPIVFLTIVAGIGGVDSLRRVGRVGLKSLVYFQAGTLVALAVGLIAVNLFQPGAGVHAHPGDLQLSGDAAQYVKDGENQSWWHFLTDIVPSSAVGAFAEGNILQVIFFAVLFGIALKAVGPVGVPLVDGINRLSTVVFKILHYIMLAAPVGAFGAMAYTIGEYGISTLTSLGQLIGLFYATSLFFVVVILGGVLALLKISIFRLLRYLREEFLIVLGTSSSESVLPRVMAKLEGLGLRRDIVGLTVPTGYSFNLDGSSIYLSLAAVYIAQATDTPLSLSQQLGLLAVMILTSKGSGGITGAGFIALAATLSTVGTVPAAGIMLIFGIDKFMSECRALTNLAGNSVATLVVARWERVLDTDRVNRVLRTGTPEPEPESTSPTLEKDTGPISALAKT; encoded by the coding sequence ATGGCAGCACCCGCGTCTCCCACCACCACAACGCCGCGCAAACCCTGGTACAAGCAGCTCTACTTCTGGGTACTGACAGCGATCGTCGCCGGCATCCTCACCGGATGGCTCTGGCCCTCTGTCGGTGTCGCTCTGGAACCGGTCGGCACCACTTTCGTGTCCGCCATCAAGATGCTGATCACTCCGATCGTCTTCCTGACGATCGTCGCCGGCATCGGCGGTGTCGACAGTCTGCGCCGCGTCGGCAGGGTCGGCCTCAAATCTCTCGTCTACTTCCAGGCCGGAACCCTGGTCGCTCTCGCCGTCGGACTGATAGCGGTCAACCTCTTCCAGCCCGGTGCTGGAGTGCACGCCCACCCTGGTGACCTTCAACTGTCCGGTGACGCCGCACAGTACGTCAAGGACGGCGAGAACCAGAGCTGGTGGCACTTCCTCACGGACATCGTCCCCTCCAGCGCGGTCGGAGCGTTCGCCGAAGGCAACATCCTTCAGGTCATCTTCTTCGCCGTCCTGTTCGGCATCGCCCTGAAAGCCGTTGGGCCCGTCGGAGTCCCCCTCGTCGACGGCATCAACCGTCTGAGTACCGTCGTCTTCAAGATCCTCCACTACATCATGCTCGCCGCGCCCGTCGGCGCATTCGGAGCGATGGCCTACACCATCGGCGAGTACGGCATCTCGACCCTCACCAGCCTCGGCCAGCTCATCGGCCTGTTCTACGCCACCTCACTCTTCTTCGTCGTCGTCATCCTCGGTGGCGTCCTCGCCCTGCTGAAGATCAGCATCTTCCGGCTGCTGCGCTACCTGCGCGAAGAGTTCCTCATCGTGCTGGGCACCTCCTCCTCCGAGAGCGTGCTGCCCCGGGTCATGGCCAAACTCGAAGGACTCGGCCTCCGCCGCGACATCGTCGGCCTGACGGTACCGACCGGCTACTCCTTCAACCTCGACGGCAGTTCCATCTACCTCTCCCTCGCTGCCGTCTACATCGCCCAGGCCACCGACACACCCCTCAGCCTCAGTCAGCAACTCGGCCTGCTCGCAGTCATGATCCTGACCTCCAAAGGCTCCGGCGGCATTACCGGCGCCGGCTTCATCGCCCTGGCCGCAACCCTCTCCACCGTCGGCACCGTCCCCGCCGCCGGCATCATGCTCATCTTCGGTATCGACAAATTCATGTCCGAATGCCGTGCTCTGACCAATCTCGCCGGCAACAGCGTGGCCACCCTCGTCGTCGCCCGCTGGGAACGCGTCCTTGACACCGACCGTGTCAACCGGGTCCTGCGCACCGGCACTCCCGAACCTGAGCCGGAATCCACCAGTCCCACCCTCGAGAAGGACACCGGCCCCATTTCGGCATTGGCAAAGACCTGA
- a CDS encoding ANTAR domain-containing protein, giving the protein MQRTLRTYEERWSREVSLVWDESRPAGEIEDLLAENVELRRRLRRRAVAMRAQGIVMALGPCSSEHAKDFLADLADHCGLTVRDVARALVGTFEGRPLTARMQRELSSAVVRLKDGAPA; this is encoded by the coding sequence ATGCAGCGCACGTTGAGGACGTACGAGGAGCGCTGGTCTCGAGAAGTGTCGCTCGTCTGGGATGAGAGCCGCCCTGCCGGCGAGATCGAGGATCTTCTCGCGGAGAACGTGGAACTGCGCCGACGGCTGCGCAGGCGTGCGGTCGCCATGCGGGCTCAGGGCATAGTCATGGCGCTCGGGCCTTGTTCCAGCGAACACGCCAAGGACTTTCTCGCTGATCTGGCCGACCACTGCGGCCTCACGGTGCGGGACGTCGCCCGGGCCCTCGTCGGCACGTTCGAGGGCCGTCCGCTCACGGCGAGAATGCAACGCGAGCTCAGCAGCGCAGTGGTGCGCCTCAAGGACGGCGCTCCGGCCTGA
- a CDS encoding DUF1206 domain-containing protein: MTSSQVSGRKRTGGAATRRSAENHTLSTAGRAGFSARGVVYVLIGALAIQLALGSGGKSADRQGALAKIAEQPFGKIMLWVLAVGFGCMALWRASRAVLTRGPDRKTPSRLLDGGRALFYGFICWATATYAAGGGQGSSGNAQSKDWTASVLKLPYGQLLVAAGGCLLIGIGTVLAIRAAMRKFLRQLDTAAMNPRTKQIVTGLGVSGGVARGMVFAAAGIFVLTAAIQFDADEAKGVDGTLRSFTDTPMGPWLLVAVAIGLILFGVFSFASARWRRL; this comes from the coding sequence GTGACGTCGTCCCAGGTATCTGGTCGGAAGCGAACCGGCGGTGCCGCGACCCGGCGCTCGGCGGAGAACCATACGCTGTCCACTGCGGGTCGGGCGGGCTTTTCCGCGCGGGGAGTCGTGTACGTCCTCATCGGCGCCCTGGCCATCCAGCTGGCGCTCGGCAGCGGCGGGAAGTCAGCCGACCGGCAGGGCGCGCTGGCGAAGATCGCGGAACAGCCCTTCGGGAAGATCATGCTGTGGGTGCTGGCCGTGGGTTTCGGCTGCATGGCCCTGTGGCGCGCCTCCCGAGCGGTGCTGACCCGCGGCCCTGACCGTAAGACTCCCTCCCGACTGCTGGACGGCGGCCGGGCGCTGTTCTACGGCTTCATCTGCTGGGCCACCGCCACGTACGCCGCCGGCGGCGGCCAGGGATCCAGCGGCAACGCGCAGTCCAAGGACTGGACGGCATCCGTACTGAAACTGCCCTACGGGCAGCTCCTCGTGGCCGCTGGAGGATGCCTCCTGATCGGGATCGGCACGGTGCTCGCGATCCGGGCGGCCATGCGCAAGTTCCTGCGACAGCTGGACACCGCCGCCATGAACCCCCGCACGAAACAGATCGTCACCGGCCTCGGCGTCAGCGGTGGCGTGGCACGTGGCATGGTGTTCGCCGCGGCCGGGATCTTCGTCCTGACAGCGGCCATCCAATTCGATGCCGACGAGGCCAAGGGCGTGGACGGCACACTCCGCAGCTTCACCGACACCCCGATGGGGCCGTGGCTGCTGGTCGCCGTCGCCATCGGGCTGATCCTCTTCGGCGTCTTCTCCTTCGCCTCGGCACGCTGGCGCCGACTGTGA
- a CDS encoding PRC-barrel domain-containing protein, which produces MIQSADVREWRDRDVLDIEGHKIGILEAVYVDTTTDEPFMATVRTGLPTRHRLLFVPLDEAIAGPGYLKIRYAKSLVRKAPSIGTDDVLPATQEAAVFQHYGLTYEPGARGERQLARR; this is translated from the coding sequence ATGATCCAGTCAGCAGATGTCCGCGAGTGGCGCGACCGGGACGTCCTCGACATCGAAGGCCACAAGATCGGCATCCTCGAAGCGGTATACGTCGACACCACCACCGACGAGCCGTTCATGGCCACGGTGCGCACCGGGCTGCCGACCCGCCACCGGCTGCTCTTCGTCCCTCTGGACGAGGCGATCGCCGGACCGGGCTACCTCAAGATCCGTTACGCCAAGTCGCTGGTGCGCAAGGCCCCTTCGATCGGTACGGACGACGTGCTGCCGGCCACGCAGGAGGCGGCGGTCTTCCAGCATTACGGCCTGACCTACGAGCCGGGCGCCCGCGGCGAGCGACAACTCGCCCGCCGCTGA
- a CDS encoding ANTAR domain-containing protein, translating into MLAEEVAWSDDASLELAVVELRAANDQLQRALASRAVIDQAIGMVMVLAPCANGTARSLLVDVSQHSNVKLREVATALVATADGEALPEPLRNELRRALRRLHAENRR; encoded by the coding sequence ATGCTGGCAGAAGAGGTGGCCTGGAGTGACGACGCGTCCTTGGAACTCGCCGTCGTCGAACTGCGGGCCGCCAACGATCAGTTACAGCGGGCGCTGGCCAGCCGGGCAGTGATCGACCAGGCGATCGGCATGGTGATGGTCCTGGCTCCGTGTGCGAACGGGACGGCCAGAAGTCTGCTGGTAGACGTGTCGCAGCACAGCAATGTCAAACTCCGCGAGGTGGCCACAGCTTTGGTCGCCACCGCCGACGGCGAAGCGCTCCCCGAGCCACTGCGCAACGAGTTGCGCCGTGCACTGCGACGACTTCATGCGGAGAACCGGCGGTGA
- a CDS encoding MFS transporter codes for MIVLFAILVVALLGFGFLNPMWWVAAAVLIFGAFHYGRGGRGSRDQFGNSEYRGYRDYRDRQNRWDRRYRRQRQGRWNRQDRRDEQHHR; via the coding sequence GTGATCGTCTTATTCGCCATCCTTGTCGTGGCTCTGCTCGGCTTCGGATTTCTGAATCCCATGTGGTGGGTGGCCGCAGCCGTGCTGATCTTCGGGGCTTTCCACTACGGCCGGGGTGGCAGGGGCAGCCGGGATCAGTTCGGCAATTCCGAGTACCGCGGCTATCGGGACTACCGGGACCGCCAGAACCGCTGGGACCGCCGCTACCGACGCCAGCGCCAGGGGCGTTGGAACCGCCAGGACCGGCGGGACGAACAACATCACCGGTGA
- a CDS encoding CsbD family protein — protein MTTGNTFRNKVQALKGRITQRVGRGTGNRRLEREGRTDRVSGNLKQSGDKAKSAFRR, from the coding sequence GTGACTACTGGAAACACGTTCCGGAACAAAGTGCAGGCGCTCAAGGGCCGGATCACTCAGCGCGTCGGTCGAGGCACCGGCAACAGGCGACTTGAGCGCGAAGGCAGGACCGACCGGGTGTCGGGAAACCTGAAGCAGTCCGGCGACAAGGCCAAGAGCGCCTTCCGACGCTGA
- a CDS encoding Asp23/Gls24 family envelope stress response protein: MCHKVLGGWCEMRRPMVAGVRKPVDPRGGAGIAAREVPGIHALGGGFSRTVGAMRDRVPGGRSSAGRGVKVEVGEKQTAIDLEVVVEYGVRITEVAAEVRENVIGAVERMTGLEVVEVNISVNDVRLPEDNTSETGEGRVQ, from the coding sequence TTGTGCCACAAGGTACTTGGAGGCTGGTGCGAAATGCGGCGACCGATGGTTGCCGGCGTACGGAAGCCCGTGGACCCCCGAGGAGGTGCCGGGATCGCCGCACGCGAAGTGCCTGGAATCCACGCACTTGGAGGCGGATTCAGCCGCACCGTGGGTGCGATGCGCGATCGTGTGCCTGGCGGACGCTCCAGCGCGGGCCGCGGCGTCAAGGTCGAGGTCGGCGAGAAGCAGACCGCCATCGATCTGGAAGTGGTCGTGGAGTACGGAGTGCGCATCACCGAGGTCGCCGCGGAGGTACGCGAGAACGTGATCGGGGCGGTGGAACGAATGACTGGTCTCGAAGTCGTCGAAGTGAACATCTCCGTCAACGACGTGCGCCTGCCCGAAGACAACACGTCAGAGACTGGCGAGGGCCGGGTGCAGTGA
- a CDS encoding STAS domain-containing protein, with the protein MPLPHLNIYRHDRRTRTLITLAGEIDLETVPLMRATFERCLRDGVRIIDVDLTPVTFCDCSGLNTIIEAYLHSTAAGGTLRLHYPPPMLARMIDLSGCGFMLMGLPAVPGPTPLQSPLSAAPAPLPAACFEAVHQLAPTVSGGAL; encoded by the coding sequence ATGCCTTTACCGCACTTGAACATCTACCGGCACGACAGAAGGACCAGGACGCTGATCACCCTGGCCGGTGAGATCGATCTGGAGACGGTGCCGCTGATGCGCGCGACGTTTGAGCGGTGCCTCCGGGACGGCGTGCGCATCATCGACGTCGATCTCACCCCTGTCACCTTCTGCGACTGCAGCGGCCTCAACACCATCATCGAGGCGTACCTGCACTCCACCGCGGCTGGGGGCACGCTACGGCTGCATTACCCGCCTCCCATGCTGGCGCGGATGATCGACCTGAGCGGTTGCGGCTTCATGCTCATGGGCCTGCCTGCTGTTCCAGGACCAACCCCCCTCCAGAGCCCCCTCTCCGCTGCCCCGGCTCCACTCCCCGCGGCGTGTTTCGAGGCAGTGCATCAGCTCGCTCCTACTGTCTCGGGCGGTGCGCTGTGA
- a CDS encoding ANTAR domain-containing protein, giving the protein MPDSRPSRIRLLVAEQAARRGARVGVMDVCTAAVASLPVGGAGVSAMSRTAASHPLCSTDDISEQLDELQLTLGEGPCVDAFTHGAAVLTPDLRVGELQDCWPVFAGAALEAGALAVFALPLQIGAISPGVLDLYTQVPVRLNTEELADALAFADLATLVLLDARVDETGASPNDGAAKGQSEHLGGYRAEISQATGMLTVQLGVGIEEAFVRLRAHAYAHGRRLTGVSDDVVAGRLRFSPDAEPTRSDEDT; this is encoded by the coding sequence ATGCCCGACAGCCGGCCGTCGCGGATCCGCCTGCTGGTCGCCGAGCAGGCGGCCCGGCGTGGTGCCCGGGTCGGAGTGATGGACGTGTGTACCGCGGCGGTGGCCTCTCTGCCGGTCGGCGGGGCGGGGGTGTCGGCGATGTCCCGGACCGCGGCGAGCCATCCGTTGTGCAGCACCGACGACATCAGTGAGCAGTTGGACGAGCTGCAGCTCACGTTGGGCGAAGGGCCGTGTGTGGATGCCTTCACGCACGGTGCGGCCGTCCTGACGCCCGACCTGCGGGTAGGTGAACTGCAGGACTGCTGGCCCGTGTTCGCCGGCGCGGCCTTGGAGGCCGGGGCGCTCGCGGTCTTCGCGCTCCCTCTGCAGATAGGGGCGATCAGCCCTGGGGTTCTGGATCTGTACACCCAGGTCCCGGTCCGGTTGAACACGGAGGAGCTGGCCGACGCTTTGGCCTTCGCCGATCTCGCGACGCTGGTGCTGCTCGACGCCCGGGTCGATGAGACAGGCGCGTCGCCCAACGACGGCGCAGCGAAGGGACAGAGCGAGCATCTGGGCGGGTACCGGGCGGAGATCTCCCAGGCCACCGGCATGCTCACCGTCCAGCTCGGTGTCGGTATCGAGGAAGCCTTCGTGCGGCTGCGCGCCCATGCCTATGCCCACGGGCGTCGGCTCACCGGCGTGTCCGACGACGTGGTGGCAGGCCGGCTCCGCTTCTCCCCCGACGCGGAGCCGACCCGGAGCGACGAGGACACATGA
- a CDS encoding GAF and ANTAR domain-containing protein, producing the protein MDERLLAKTFVELADNLVADFDLIDFLRLLTDRCVGMLGASAAGVLLADRDGELRVMAASDEQVRLLELFQLQNDEGPCLDCYRTGTPVAVPDLRRETVRWPRFAARAQLHGFSAVQALPMRLRDEVVGALNLFRVAPGPFDPVGTPIAQALADVATISLLQQRTTQRTTVLNEQLQTALNSRVLIEQAKGKLAERQGIDMEQAFTALRSYARAHNRRLSDVARAFIDDTEPFADLVS; encoded by the coding sequence ATGGATGAGCGACTACTGGCCAAGACCTTCGTCGAGTTGGCGGACAATCTGGTCGCCGACTTCGACCTGATCGACTTCCTGCGCCTGCTGACCGACCGCTGCGTGGGAATGCTCGGCGCGAGCGCCGCCGGAGTGCTGCTCGCCGACCGTGACGGCGAACTGCGGGTGATGGCCGCCTCCGACGAACAGGTGCGCCTCCTGGAGCTCTTCCAGCTCCAGAACGACGAGGGCCCCTGCCTGGACTGCTACCGCACCGGAACGCCCGTGGCCGTCCCGGACCTGCGTAGGGAGACCGTCCGCTGGCCCCGCTTCGCCGCCCGGGCCCAGCTTCACGGCTTCAGCGCGGTCCAGGCCCTGCCCATGCGCCTGCGGGACGAGGTCGTCGGCGCGCTGAACCTCTTCCGTGTCGCCCCCGGCCCCTTCGACCCGGTGGGCACGCCCATCGCCCAGGCCCTGGCCGACGTCGCCACCATCAGCCTCCTGCAACAGCGCACCACCCAACGCACCACGGTCCTCAATGAGCAGTTGCAGACCGCGCTGAACAGCCGCGTACTGATCGAACAGGCCAAGGGAAAACTCGCCGAACGCCAGGGCATCGACATGGAGCAGGCGTTCACCGCCTTGCGCAGCTATGCCCGCGCCCACAACCGCCGTCTCTCCGACGTGGCCCGCGCCTTCATCGACGACACCGAGCCTTTCGCTGATCTGGTGTCCTGA